A DNA window from Streptococcus sp. LPB0220 contains the following coding sequences:
- a CDS encoding PTS system mannose/fructose/sorbose family transporter subunit IID: MTEKLQLSKSDRQKVWWRSTFLQGSWNYERMQNLGWAYSLIPAIKKLYTKKEDQAAALERHMEFFNTHPYVAAPIIGVTLALEEERANGAAIDDAAIQGVKIGMMGPLAGIGDPVFWFTARPILGALGASLAASGNILGPLIFFIAWNAIRMAFLWYTQELGYKAGSEITKDMSGGILQDITKGASILGMFMLAVLVERWVSIKFVFNVSSVKLDDKAYIHWDKLPEGYKGIQEAFAQVGSGLSQTPEKVTTFQQNLDSLIPGLMGLLLTFACMWLLKKKVSPITIIIALFVIGVLAHVAGLM, from the coding sequence ATGACTGAAAAATTACAATTATCTAAATCAGATCGTCAAAAGGTTTGGTGGCGTTCAACCTTCTTGCAAGGTTCTTGGAACTATGAACGGATGCAAAACTTGGGTTGGGCATACTCATTGATCCCAGCTATCAAAAAACTTTATACGAAGAAAGAAGACCAAGCGGCTGCTCTTGAGCGTCACATGGAATTCTTTAACACTCACCCATACGTTGCCGCTCCTATCATCGGGGTAACGCTTGCTCTTGAAGAAGAAAGAGCAAACGGTGCCGCTATTGACGATGCTGCCATCCAAGGGGTTAAAATTGGTATGATGGGTCCTTTGGCGGGTATCGGAGATCCAGTCTTCTGGTTTACAGCACGTCCTATCCTTGGTGCCCTTGGTGCATCACTTGCTGCGTCTGGTAACATCCTTGGCCCACTCATCTTCTTTATCGCATGGAATGCGATTCGTATGGCCTTCTTGTGGTACACGCAAGAACTTGGTTACAAAGCAGGTTCTGAAATTACCAAAGATATGTCTGGTGGGATCTTGCAAGACATCACTAAAGGGGCTTCTATCCTTGGGATGTTCATGCTCGCTGTCTTGGTAGAACGTTGGGTATCTATTAAATTCGTCTTCAATGTTTCTTCTGTCAAATTAGACGACAAAGCTTATATCCACTGGGATAAACTTCCTGAAGGATACAAGGGTATCCAAGAAGCCTTCGCTCAAGTTGGTTCAGGCCTATCTCAAACACCTGAAAAAGTTACAACTTTCCAACAAAACTTGGATTCATTGATTCCTGGTTTGATGGGATTACTTCTTACTTTTGCTTGTATGTGGTTGTTGAAGAAAAAAGTATCTCCAATCACCATCATCATCGCTCTCTTTGTAATCGGTGTACTAGCACACGTTGCTGGCTTGATGTAA
- a CDS encoding PTS sugar transporter subunit IIB — MSIGIIIASHGEFAAGIHQSGSMIFGDQEKVQVVTFMPSEGPDDLYAKFNAAVAAFDAEDEVLVLADLWSGSPFNQASRVMGENPDRKFAIITGLNLPMLIQAYTERLMDANAGVDQVAANIIKEAKEGVKALPEELNPVEEASTATAAPVAQAAIPEGTVIGDGKLKINLARLDTRLLHGQVATAWTPDSKADRIIVASDSVAKDELRKELIKQAAPNGVKANVVPIQKLIDVAKDPRFGNTHALILFETPQDALRAIEGGVPIKTLNVGSMAHSTGKTMVNNVLSMDKDDVATFEKMRDLGVEFDVRKVPNDSKKDLFDLINKANVQ; from the coding sequence ATGAGTATTGGTATCATTATTGCTAGCCACGGTGAATTTGCAGCTGGAATCCACCAATCCGGCTCGATGATCTTTGGGGATCAAGAGAAAGTTCAAGTGGTTACGTTCATGCCAAGTGAAGGCCCGGATGATCTCTATGCTAAATTTAATGCAGCTGTTGCCGCATTTGATGCAGAAGATGAAGTCTTGGTTTTGGCTGACCTTTGGAGTGGTTCTCCATTTAACCAAGCAAGTCGCGTCATGGGAGAAAATCCAGATCGTAAATTTGCGATCATCACAGGATTGAACCTTCCGATGTTGATTCAAGCTTATACAGAACGGTTGATGGATGCAAATGCCGGCGTTGATCAAGTCGCTGCAAACATCATCAAGGAAGCAAAAGAAGGTGTCAAAGCTCTTCCAGAAGAATTGAATCCTGTTGAAGAAGCTAGTACAGCCACTGCTGCTCCTGTAGCCCAAGCTGCTATTCCAGAAGGAACGGTTATCGGAGATGGAAAACTCAAGATTAACCTTGCCCGCTTAGATACACGTCTTCTTCATGGACAAGTCGCAACTGCTTGGACACCTGATTCAAAAGCCGATCGGATCATTGTTGCTTCAGATTCTGTTGCTAAAGATGAACTCCGTAAGGAATTGATCAAACAAGCGGCACCAAATGGTGTGAAAGCAAACGTTGTCCCAATTCAAAAATTGATCGACGTTGCAAAAGATCCACGTTTTGGAAATACCCATGCTTTGATCTTATTTGAAACACCTCAAGATGCTCTTCGCGCCATCGAAGGTGGTGTTCCGATTAAAACCTTGAACGTTGGTTCAATGGCCCACTCAACTGGTAAAACCATGGTTAACAATGTGTTGTCAATGGATAAAGATGACGTGGCTACATTTGAAAAAATGCGTGATCTTGGAGTTGAATTTGACGTCCGTAAAGTGCCAAATGACTCTAAGAAAGATTTGTTTGACTTAATTAACAAAGCTAACGTTCAATAA
- the tsaE gene encoding tRNA (adenosine(37)-N6)-threonylcarbamoyltransferase complex ATPase subunit type 1 TsaE encodes MISHNETELIALGKQLGKLLEKQDVIILSGDLGAGKTTFTKGIAKGLGIDQMIKSPTYTIVREYEGRLPLYHLDVYRIGNDPDSIDLDDFLFGDGATIIEWGELIEPSLSDAYLKIFIRKLEDGRELAFEAHGARAEALLASFEQVEKTDD; translated from the coding sequence ATGATTAGTCACAATGAAACGGAGCTGATCGCTCTAGGAAAACAGCTAGGAAAACTCTTAGAAAAGCAAGACGTGATTATCTTATCAGGGGATCTAGGAGCAGGAAAAACGACCTTTACCAAGGGAATTGCAAAGGGGTTAGGGATTGATCAGATGATTAAGAGCCCGACCTATACCATTGTTCGTGAATACGAAGGTCGCTTGCCTTTATACCATTTGGATGTTTACCGGATTGGGAATGATCCAGATTCTATTGATTTAGATGATTTTCTATTTGGAGATGGTGCGACCATTATTGAATGGGGAGAGCTGATTGAGCCGAGTCTCTCGGATGCTTATCTAAAAATTTTTATCCGAAAATTGGAAGATGGGCGAGAGTTGGCTTTTGAGGCTCATGGAGCGCGTGCGGAAGCTTTACTAGCATCCTTTGAGCAGGTGGAAAAAACCGATGACTAA
- a CDS encoding PTS mannose/fructose/sorbose transporter subunit IIC, producing MSIISMVLVVVVAFLAGLEGILDQFQFHQPLVACTLIGLVTGNLTAGIMLGGSLQFIALGWANIGAAVAPDAALASVAAAIIMVLGGDFSTKGIAVAQSVAIPLAVAGLFLTMIVRTLSVGLVHTADAAARKGDIKGVERAHFVALLLQGLRIAIPAALLLMIPAETVKTALEQMPKWLSDGMQIGGGMVVAVGYAMVINMMASREVWPFFAIGFALAAVSQLTLIALGAIGVALALIYLTLSKKGGNGGGGAATSNDPIGDILEDY from the coding sequence ATGTCTATTATTTCTATGGTATTAGTGGTCGTTGTTGCCTTCTTAGCAGGTCTTGAAGGTATCCTTGACCAATTCCAATTCCACCAACCCCTTGTTGCTTGTACCTTAATCGGTTTGGTAACAGGTAACTTGACTGCTGGCATTATGCTTGGTGGTTCACTTCAATTTATTGCACTTGGCTGGGCAAACATTGGTGCCGCAGTTGCACCCGATGCTGCCCTTGCATCTGTCGCTGCTGCCATCATCATGGTACTTGGGGGAGACTTCAGTACAAAAGGAATCGCTGTCGCTCAAAGTGTCGCTATTCCACTTGCAGTTGCTGGTCTTTTCTTGACCATGATCGTCCGTACCCTTTCCGTTGGTTTGGTTCACACTGCCGACGCTGCTGCTAGAAAAGGGGATATCAAAGGTGTAGAACGCGCTCACTTTGTGGCCCTTCTTCTTCAAGGTCTTCGTATCGCCATTCCTGCAGCCCTCTTGTTGATGATTCCTGCTGAAACTGTCAAAACTGCTCTTGAACAAATGCCAAAATGGCTCTCTGATGGAATGCAAATCGGTGGTGGTATGGTTGTAGCCGTTGGTTATGCCATGGTTATCAACATGATGGCGAGCCGTGAAGTATGGCCATTCTTTGCCATCGGTTTTGCTCTTGCAGCTGTTAGCCAATTGACCTTGATCGCCCTTGGAGCAATTGGTGTTGCCCTTGCCTTGATCTACCTTACTCTTTCTAAGAAAGGTGGCAATGGAGGTGGCGGTGCCGCTACTTCTAACGATCCAATTGGCGACATTCTCGAAGACTATTAA
- a CDS encoding DUF956 family protein, whose translation MAQSLNKTVEFHTTGVSYLGVGGKVGKILVGNAAFEFYADANVEDYIQIPWQEIERIGANVSGRKISRHFEIYTRESKFLFASKDSGKILKIAREHLGNDKIVKLPTLIQIITAKIKNLFAK comes from the coding sequence ATGGCTCAATCATTGAATAAAACCGTTGAATTCCATACTACAGGGGTTTCTTACCTTGGAGTGGGGGGAAAGGTTGGAAAAATCCTAGTCGGGAATGCCGCTTTTGAATTTTATGCGGATGCAAATGTAGAAGACTACATCCAAATTCCCTGGCAAGAAATCGAGCGAATCGGAGCCAATGTATCCGGACGTAAAATTAGCCGCCATTTTGAAATCTATACCAGAGAATCAAAATTTCTCTTTGCTTCAAAAGACTCTGGAAAAATTTTAAAGATTGCTCGGGAACATCTAGGAAATGATAAAATTGTCAAACTTCCTACGTTGATCCAAATCATCACGGCTAAAATTAAAAATCTATTTGCAAAATAG
- a CDS encoding Cof-type HAD-IIB family hydrolase, protein MHKKMIALDLDGTLLNSESKLSDFTIDTIKKISALGHKVIITTGRPYRMAHTYYKQLELDTPMINFNGSLTHLPEKKWADEQCLTLDKKYLLDMVANRDTIQADFIAGEYRNKFFITDPNEHVADPKLFGIESFQPENQFNPERVTSDPNCILFQTKAEDKYALADEMNRHYDYNLSINTWGGPLNILECNPKNVTKASALTYLLDKLNMDQKDLIAFGDEHNDTDMLALAGHGYAMKNASSVLLPYADSVTDFTNNEDGVARQLIQLFL, encoded by the coding sequence ATGCATAAAAAGATGATCGCTCTAGATCTAGACGGCACTCTCTTAAATTCCGAAAGCAAATTGAGCGACTTTACCATTGATACGATAAAAAAAATTAGTGCTCTTGGCCATAAAGTCATTATTACAACAGGCCGCCCCTACCGTATGGCACATACCTATTACAAACAACTAGAGCTAGATACTCCGATGATCAATTTTAACGGCTCCCTTACGCATCTACCTGAGAAAAAATGGGCAGATGAACAATGTTTGACTTTAGATAAAAAATACCTGTTAGATATGGTAGCTAACCGAGACACTATCCAAGCGGACTTTATAGCAGGCGAATACCGCAATAAATTCTTTATTACCGATCCAAATGAGCACGTTGCAGATCCTAAATTATTCGGGATTGAATCTTTCCAACCAGAAAATCAATTCAATCCCGAGCGGGTAACGAGCGACCCAAACTGTATTCTCTTTCAAACGAAAGCGGAAGACAAATATGCTCTGGCAGATGAAATGAATCGTCATTATGACTACAATCTGTCTATCAATACTTGGGGTGGTCCCTTAAATATTCTGGAATGCAATCCCAAAAATGTGACCAAAGCATCTGCTCTGACCTACCTTCTAGATAAACTCAATATGGATCAGAAGGATTTGATTGCCTTTGGAGACGAGCACAACGATACCGACATGCTAGCTCTCGCTGGTCATGGATACGCTATGAAAAATGCCAGCTCCGTCCTTCTCCCTTATGCAGACTCCGTCACAGATTTCACAAATAACGAAGATGGTGTCGCGCGCCAACTCATTCAATTATTCTTATAA
- the brpA gene encoding biofilm formation/cell division transcriptional regulator BrpA yields the protein MVKKIILMFLSLLTVTVIGIGAYGLTILNQTTGTLSKTYKGFGNETNVIAENKPMTILLMGVDTGSGSREDPWAGNSDTMILVTVNPQTKETTMTSLERDILTNITSDGQTVQAKLNSAYAQGGAKLAIKTIQDLLNIHIDRYVMINMKGLVQLVDKVGGITVNNPFDFDISIEENEPEYTAKIAPGRQEINGDQALVYSRMRYQDPEGDYGRQKRQREVIKKIVEKVLSLNSLSHYKGIIESVSDNMQTNISLDSNSLLQLLGYKDALSTIHQYQLKGEDATLADGGSYQIVTSKHLLKIQNIIRKALGMKEIKTLKTNAYLLDGDEELKNTSSQNDTPAASSEEAPVYQEFNQLPVVPSTQDTGVVTPQSSVAPVTPVAPAATESSSVTPTVPSE from the coding sequence ATGGTTAAAAAAATTATTTTGATGTTTTTGAGCTTATTGACGGTAACAGTGATTGGGATCGGGGCCTATGGCCTCACTATCCTCAATCAAACAACAGGGACCCTCAGTAAGACTTATAAGGGCTTTGGAAATGAGACCAATGTTATTGCAGAAAACAAGCCGATGACTATCCTTTTGATGGGGGTTGATACAGGTAGCGGTTCTCGGGAAGATCCTTGGGCCGGAAATAGTGATACCATGATTTTGGTGACTGTTAATCCTCAAACAAAAGAAACAACCATGACAAGCTTGGAAAGAGATATCCTAACCAATATTACTTCAGATGGTCAAACGGTCCAAGCAAAATTGAATTCAGCTTATGCTCAAGGTGGTGCGAAGTTAGCCATTAAGACCATTCAAGATCTTTTGAATATCCATATTGACCGCTATGTCATGATCAATATGAAGGGGCTGGTTCAATTAGTGGATAAGGTTGGTGGCATCACGGTTAACAATCCATTTGACTTCGATATCTCGATCGAGGAAAATGAGCCAGAATATACGGCTAAGATTGCACCAGGACGTCAGGAGATTAATGGGGACCAAGCTCTCGTTTATTCACGTATGCGCTACCAAGACCCAGAAGGAGACTATGGACGTCAAAAACGTCAACGTGAAGTGATCAAAAAGATTGTTGAGAAAGTTTTAAGCCTCAATAGTTTGAGTCACTACAAAGGAATCATTGAGTCTGTTAGTGACAATATGCAAACCAACATTTCACTTGATAGCAACAGTCTTCTTCAATTGCTAGGATATAAAGACGCCCTTTCAACGATTCATCAGTACCAGTTGAAAGGAGAAGATGCCACCTTAGCAGATGGCGGAAGTTATCAGATTGTCACTTCAAAACATCTCTTGAAAATTCAAAATATCATCCGCAAAGCTTTGGGGATGAAAGAAATTAAAACATTGAAAACCAATGCTTACCTATTAGATGGAGATGAAGAGTTGAAGAATACTTCTTCTCAAAATGATACGCCAGCGGCATCATCTGAGGAAGCACCTGTTTACCAAGAGTTTAACCAACTACCAGTTGTACCATCGACCCAGGATACGGGAGTGGTGACGCCTCAAAGTTCTGTTGCACCAGTAACACCAGTTGCTCCTGCAGCTACAGAGTCGAGCAGTGTGACACCTACGGTACCTTCAGAATAA
- a CDS encoding GNAT family N-acetyltransferase yields MTKEKEVTVEIRQADSADAALVVYFLNQVGKESDYMTLDEAGIGMSPADMEQFLMVQEMAENRICLLLFLDQELAALLNITAASQRSVRHIGDVFIVVRKAYWNQGLGQILLEEGIEWAHSTGVLRKLVLNVQVRNERAVHLYKKLGFEIEGCQARGACSAEGEFLDVYLMGKLID; encoded by the coding sequence ATGACTAAGGAAAAGGAAGTGACAGTGGAAATTCGGCAAGCTGACAGTGCAGACGCGGCTCTTGTCGTTTATTTCTTAAATCAAGTTGGGAAAGAGTCAGATTACATGACGCTAGATGAAGCTGGAATTGGCATGTCTCCAGCAGACATGGAGCAATTTCTGATGGTGCAAGAGATGGCGGAAAACCGGATTTGCCTCTTGCTATTTTTAGATCAGGAACTGGCAGCTTTGTTAAATATCACTGCAGCTTCTCAACGGTCTGTTCGGCATATTGGTGATGTCTTTATTGTGGTTCGCAAAGCTTATTGGAATCAAGGGCTTGGACAGATTTTGTTGGAAGAAGGGATCGAGTGGGCGCACTCGACCGGTGTTCTTAGGAAACTAGTCTTGAATGTCCAAGTGCGCAATGAACGAGCGGTTCACCTGTATAAAAAGTTAGGTTTTGAGATCGAAGGTTGCCAAGCTCGTGGAGCTTGTTCAGCTGAAGGAGAATTCTTAGATGTTTACCTTATGGGGAAACTGATAGATTAG
- the adhP gene encoding alcohol dehydrogenase AdhP → MKAVVVNPEGTGVEIVANKDMRPLETGEALVQIEYCGVCHTDLHVAHGDFGKVPGRVLGHEGIGIVKEVAPDVKSLKVGDRVSVAWFFEGCGTCEYCTTGRETLCRTVKNAGYSVDGGMAEQCIVTADYAVKVPEGLDPAQASSITCAGVTTYKAIKEAKAEPGQWIVIYGAGGLGNLAVQYAKKVFNAHVIAVDINNDKLELAKEVGADFVINGREVDDVPGLIKEKTNGGAHSAVVTAVSKVAFNQAVDSVRAGGRVVAVGLPSEMMDLSIVKTVLDGIQVIGSLVGTRKDLEEAFQFGAEGLVVPVVQKRPVEDAVKVFDEMEAGTIQGRMVLDFTN, encoded by the coding sequence ATGAAAGCTGTTGTTGTAAATCCAGAAGGTACTGGTGTTGAAATCGTTGCAAACAAAGACATGCGTCCACTTGAAACAGGGGAAGCACTTGTTCAAATCGAATACTGTGGTGTCTGCCACACTGACTTGCACGTTGCTCACGGGGACTTCGGTAAAGTTCCAGGCCGTGTTCTTGGACACGAAGGAATCGGTATTGTTAAAGAAGTTGCTCCAGATGTCAAGAGCCTAAAAGTTGGGGATCGTGTCAGTGTCGCATGGTTCTTCGAGGGATGTGGAACTTGTGAATACTGTACAACTGGTCGTGAAACTCTTTGCCGTACTGTAAAAAATGCTGGTTACTCTGTTGATGGAGGGATGGCTGAACAATGTATCGTTACTGCAGATTACGCAGTGAAAGTACCTGAAGGATTAGATCCAGCCCAAGCATCTTCTATTACGTGTGCAGGTGTTACCACTTATAAAGCCATCAAAGAAGCCAAAGCTGAACCAGGACAATGGATTGTTATCTATGGAGCTGGTGGACTAGGAAACTTGGCTGTTCAATATGCTAAGAAAGTCTTCAATGCACATGTCATCGCTGTCGATATCAACAATGATAAACTAGAATTGGCGAAAGAAGTTGGTGCAGACTTTGTCATCAACGGTCGCGAAGTTGATGATGTCCCAGGATTGATTAAAGAAAAAACAAATGGTGGAGCTCACTCTGCTGTCGTAACAGCTGTTTCTAAAGTAGCTTTCAACCAAGCAGTAGATTCTGTTCGTGCAGGCGGCCGCGTGGTTGCAGTTGGTCTTCCTTCTGAAATGATGGACCTCAGCATTGTGAAAACTGTATTAGATGGTATCCAAGTCATTGGTTCTCTTGTAGGAACTCGTAAAGACTTGGAAGAAGCCTTCCAATTTGGTGCAGAAGGCTTGGTAGTCCCTGTCGTTCAAAAACGTCCAGTAGAAGATGCAGTCAAAGTCTTTGACGAAATGGAAGCTGGAACCATTCAAGGACGTATGGTACTTGACTTTACAAACTAA
- a CDS encoding NCS2 family permease: protein MDKFFKLSEHGTTVRTEVLAGLTTFFAMSYILFVNPQMLSQTGMPAQGVFLATIIGSVVGTLMMAFYANLPYAQAPGMGLNAFFTFTVVFGMGYSWQEALGMVFICGVISLIITLTKVRKMIIESIPTALRSAISAGIGIFLAYVGIKNAGFLKFTIDPHTYTVVGEGADKGNATISANASAVPGLVDFNNPAVLLALVGLAITIFFVVKGIKGGIILSILVTTVLGILIHVVDITKIDFASNHLGAAFNDLGTIFGQALGSKGLGSLISNTSRLPETLMAILAFSLTDIFDTIGTLIGTGEKVGIVATNGENHQSAKLDKALYSDLVATSVGAIAGTSNVTTYVESAAGIGAGGRTGLTALVVAICFAISSLFSPLLAIVPTAATAPILIVVGIMMLSGLKNIHWEDMSEAVPAFFTSIFMGFSYSITQGIAAGFITYSLVKVVKGEAKEVHSMIWILDVLFILNYVSMALN from the coding sequence ATGGATAAGTTTTTTAAACTTTCAGAACATGGAACCACTGTTCGTACAGAGGTTCTTGCTGGTTTGACAACCTTTTTTGCGATGAGTTATATCCTCTTCGTAAACCCTCAAATGTTGTCACAAACAGGGATGCCAGCTCAAGGGGTCTTCCTTGCAACGATTATTGGATCGGTTGTCGGAACCTTGATGATGGCTTTTTATGCCAATTTGCCTTATGCACAAGCACCAGGGATGGGCTTGAACGCTTTCTTTACCTTTACTGTTGTATTTGGTATGGGCTACTCATGGCAAGAGGCTTTAGGAATGGTCTTCATTTGTGGTGTGATTTCATTAATTATCACACTAACAAAAGTAAGGAAAATGATCATCGAATCAATTCCGACAGCTCTACGCTCTGCTATTTCAGCGGGGATCGGGATTTTCTTGGCCTATGTTGGGATTAAGAATGCAGGATTTTTGAAATTCACGATTGACCCTCATACTTATACAGTGGTCGGGGAAGGAGCAGATAAGGGGAATGCAACGATCTCAGCCAATGCATCTGCTGTTCCAGGATTGGTTGATTTTAACAATCCAGCTGTCCTCTTGGCTCTTGTTGGTCTTGCGATTACTATTTTCTTTGTTGTCAAAGGGATTAAGGGAGGGATTATCCTTTCTATCTTAGTAACGACTGTGCTTGGAATTCTCATCCATGTTGTTGATATCACTAAAATTGACTTTGCAAGTAACCATCTAGGAGCTGCCTTTAATGATTTAGGCACGATCTTTGGTCAAGCTTTGGGATCGAAAGGATTGGGTTCGTTGATTTCCAATACGTCTCGTTTGCCTGAGACCTTAATGGCCATCTTAGCCTTCTCCCTGACGGATATTTTTGATACAATTGGAACTTTAATCGGTACGGGTGAAAAAGTTGGGATTGTTGCGACAAATGGGGAAAACCATCAATCAGCGAAATTAGATAAGGCCCTCTATTCAGACCTTGTAGCGACTTCAGTCGGAGCTATTGCAGGAACTTCAAACGTAACGACTTATGTTGAATCTGCAGCTGGTATTGGAGCTGGTGGACGCACTGGTCTGACAGCCTTGGTTGTAGCGATCTGTTTTGCTATTTCAAGTCTCTTTAGTCCTTTATTGGCGATTGTACCGACCGCTGCCACAGCCCCAATTTTGATTGTTGTTGGGATCATGATGTTGAGTGGCTTGAAAAATATCCATTGGGAAGATATGTCAGAAGCAGTTCCTGCCTTCTTCACCTCTATCTTTATGGGCTTCAGCTACTCGATTACACAAGGGATCGCTGCTGGATTTATCACCTATAGCTTAGTGAAAGTGGTTAAAGGAGAAGCCAAAGAAGTGCACAGCATGATTTGGATTTTAGATGTTCTCTTTATTTTAAACTACGTTAGTATGGCCTTGAATTAA
- the serS gene encoding serine--tRNA ligase, giving the protein MLDIKRIRTDFDAVAKKLATRGVDAAILNEMKEIDAKRRDILVKVENLKAERNTVSAEIAQAKRNKENADDKIAAMQTLSAEVKALDTELAEIDAKLTEFTTTLPNIPADSVPVGADEDDNVEVRRWGTPREFDFEPKAHWDLGEDLDILDWERGAKVTGARFLFYKGLGARLERAIYNFMLDEHGKEGYTEVIPPYMVNHDSMFGTGQYPKFKEDTFELSDTNYVLIPTAEVPLTNYYRDEILDGKDLPIYFTAMSPSFRSEAGSAGRDTRGLIRLHQFHKVEMVKFAKPEESYDELEKMVVNAENILQKLNLPYRVVALSTGDMGFSAAKTYDLEVWIPAQNTYREISSCSNTEDFQARRAQIRYRDEADGKVKLLHTLNGSGLAVGRTVAAILENYQNEDGSVTIPEVLRPYMDGAEVIAPK; this is encoded by the coding sequence ATGTTAGATATTAAACGGATTCGTACAGACTTTGATGCAGTTGCAAAAAAATTGGCAACACGTGGAGTAGATGCGGCTATTTTGAATGAAATGAAAGAAATCGATGCCAAACGTCGAGACATCTTAGTCAAAGTAGAAAATCTCAAAGCAGAGCGCAACACCGTATCTGCTGAAATCGCACAAGCTAAACGCAACAAGGAAAATGCAGATGATAAGATTGCTGCCATGCAAACCCTCTCTGCAGAAGTCAAAGCATTGGATACAGAATTGGCTGAAATCGATGCCAAATTAACTGAATTCACTACTACCCTTCCAAATATCCCTGCTGATAGTGTCCCTGTTGGAGCAGATGAGGATGACAACGTTGAAGTTCGCCGTTGGGGAACTCCTCGCGAGTTTGACTTCGAACCAAAAGCTCACTGGGATTTAGGTGAAGACCTTGATATCCTTGACTGGGAACGCGGAGCTAAAGTCACTGGTGCTCGTTTCCTCTTTTACAAAGGACTTGGAGCTCGCTTAGAACGCGCTATCTACAACTTCATGTTGGACGAACATGGCAAGGAAGGCTACACTGAAGTCATCCCTCCTTACATGGTCAACCATGATTCTATGTTTGGTACTGGTCAGTATCCAAAATTCAAGGAAGATACTTTTGAACTTAGCGATACCAATTATGTCCTCATTCCAACTGCTGAAGTTCCTTTGACGAACTACTACCGCGATGAAATTCTTGATGGAAAAGACCTTCCAATCTACTTCACCGCTATGAGTCCATCATTCCGTTCAGAAGCTGGTTCAGCTGGTCGTGATACTCGTGGATTGATCCGTTTGCACCAATTCCATAAGGTTGAAATGGTGAAATTTGCTAAACCAGAAGAATCATATGATGAATTGGAAAAAATGGTTGTCAATGCTGAAAATATCCTTCAAAAACTGAACCTTCCATACCGTGTGGTAGCTCTCTCAACGGGAGACATGGGCTTCTCAGCTGCCAAGACTTATGACTTGGAAGTATGGATTCCAGCGCAAAACACCTATCGTGAAATCTCAAGCTGTTCCAATACAGAAGATTTCCAAGCTCGCCGTGCGCAAATCCGTTACCGCGATGAAGCAGATGGCAAGGTAAAACTCCTTCACACTTTGAACGGTTCTGGATTGGCAGTCGGACGTACCGTCGCTGCTATTCTTGAAAACTACCAAAACGAAGACGGTTCTGTGACCATTCCAGAAGTCCTTCGCCCATACATGGATGGCGCAGAAGTCATCGCACCAAAATAA
- a CDS encoding HIT family protein encodes MVDDCIFCKIIAGDIPSSKVYEDEEVLAFLDISQVTPGHTLVVPKKHARNLLEMDETATAQLFARVSKVAKKVEAATQAKGMNIISNMEEVSGQTVFHTHVHIIPRYSDQDELAISFTEHEPNFEQLAVLAETIKNS; translated from the coding sequence ATGGTTGACGATTGTATTTTTTGTAAGATTATAGCTGGCGACATTCCTTCCTCCAAAGTCTATGAGGACGAGGAAGTCCTCGCATTTTTGGACATCTCTCAGGTTACACCAGGTCATACGTTAGTAGTTCCAAAAAAACACGCTCGCAACCTCTTAGAGATGGACGAAACCGCCACAGCTCAACTATTTGCACGTGTTTCTAAAGTTGCTAAAAAAGTAGAAGCTGCTACCCAAGCTAAGGGAATGAATATCATCAGCAACATGGAAGAAGTTTCTGGACAAACCGTATTTCACACACATGTCCACATTATCCCTCGCTATTCCGATCAAGATGAGCTTGCCATTTCATTTACTGAACACGAGCCTAATTTTGAACAACTAGCAGTTCTCGCAGAAACCATCAAAAACAGTTAA